AGACGTTTTTCATCAACAATGACCCCTTCGATCCGGTTCGATGATTCAACGCTTTGAATAATGGCAACCTGCTTGAGTGTGTTCAAGACCTGGGGCATCTGTCGTGTATAGAGCTCCTGCTTTCCCCTGTATTCGCCCAATAGGCGCATGGTCCCGGCAAATTCCAGAGGAATTGCCTGTTGTTCAAGAAACTCACGATCCAATGACTTCATTCTCTAACATCCTCCTGAGATAACTTTGTTTCCATTTCAAACATGGAACGTTCTCTGAGCAGCTCGGCTGTCAACTCCTCTTCGGAAGGCAAGTACAGCTTGTATCGGGAGGCAAATATCTGTTTGTTGTCTTCAGGCAGTGTATATCGGACTACCGCGTCACTCTTGTCGGAACAAAGAATGATGCCGACAGGCGGATTATCACCTTCATTCATCATCTCCCGTGTGTAATAATTGACATACATCTGCATCTGACCCAAATCCTGGTGCATCAAAGTACCGACCTTCAGGTCAATCAGAACAAAACACTTGAGGATATAGTTGTAGAAAACGAGGTCGATATAGAAATGCCGACCGTCGAGCGTGAACCGCTTCTGCCGAGCCACAAAGGAAAATCCTTTTCCCAGTTCCAATAGGAAGTCCTGTAACTTATCTATGAGCGCCGATTCGAGGTCCTTTTCCCGAAAACATGGGGCATCTCCGAGTTGGAGGAATTCAAGCACGTATGGATCTTTGATCAAGTCTTCGGGCGTGGGTCCGGTCTCCAGTTGGGCAATTTCTTCTCTTACCGGCTTTCTGTCACGACTGGCAAGCAGACGCTCATAGTAGAAGGAGTTAATCTGTCGCTCAAGCTGGCGAGTACTCCAATTTCCGACGATACATTCCTCCATGTAGAATTTCCGTATATCCTCGCGTTCGACCTTGAGCAGCAAGCGATAGTGAGTCCACGATAATTCTGAACGCAATGCGTTCACTTTTGGATAAGCGAGGAAGAAACTACGCATAAACCAAAGGTTACGGGAATCAAATCCTTTCCCAAATTCAATGGATAGCCTTGTCGAAAGCTCCTCAATTAAACGTGTTCCGTACACCGCCCGTTCTTCTCCTTGCTGCTCTTCTTCCACGATCAGTCTGCCGATATTCCAGTACGTCTGCACCATTGCAATATTTACCGAACGGTATGCCTTGCTCCGTGCCTCAACAAGAACAGCCTTTATCTGATTGTAAACTCCAGAGATTCCCTTCTCAACCGCTGTATCTTTATTGTTTTCCCTCATATCCGCCTCACAAGCATCAAGCCGCAACCGAAGGCCTTGGCAGGACCGATGCCATAAACCTTCATCCTATTGGCACCACCGACAGGAGTCCAAGTCCCATGACTTTTCCATGGCCGATGCCGTTTTGCAGCGCATCCCTGAATTTCACCGGGTCGGTAACCGTGAGAATTCCGTCGTAGAGTACCGAAAAAATCCGAAGCGCATTACCGGAACGCTGGTTGCCTCGGAGCATCTGCTCCTGTGATATCCGCACATCGCTCCGCTCCCCTGTTGTTTCTAAAAAATCGAAAGATGCAAGTTTCGGTAGCGAGAATCCATGCTGCACCCCTTTGCGCTCCAACCATGTTTCCTGCTCCTCCAACCGTAGTAACCCCAGACGCTTGCCATTGCGTGTTACGCAGGGGTTAGCACGCACCCTGTAACGAAAACGTTGCCCGGCCGTAAGTAAATCGAGTTTGAGCCGGTCTTTCAGGTTAATGGCTGGGTCAACCTTTGCCAACCATCGTTCGATCCCAATGCCAGTCCAGTCTGGGATGGACCTGCTTTGTACCAGAATGCGTGGGAGTCCAGTGGGGTCAGCCTCCGGCTCAAGCCTCCACAGAAACTCGCCTTCAGGGCATTTTCTATCCGGCATACTGAAAGCTCGGCACAAGGTGGAGTGAAGCTGGTAGTGATCGGACAGGTCGCGCCTGGCCTCCCTGCAACGTAGATCAAGATGAATTCTATGCAGGAACATAGCTCACCTCCTTATGGAAGGGAATCCATTCGGAGCGCACAAAAC
The DNA window shown above is from Pseudomonadota bacterium and carries:
- a CDS encoding PDDEXK nuclease domain-containing protein, with protein sequence MRENNKDTAVEKGISGVYNQIKAVLVEARSKAYRSVNIAMVQTYWNIGRLIVEEEQQGEERAVYGTRLIEELSTRLSIEFGKGFDSRNLWFMRSFFLAYPKVNALRSELSWTHYRLLLKVEREDIRKFYMEECIVGNWSTRQLERQINSFYYERLLASRDRKPVREEIAQLETGPTPEDLIKDPYVLEFLQLGDAPCFREKDLESALIDKLQDFLLELGKGFSFVARQKRFTLDGRHFYIDLVFYNYILKCFVLIDLKVGTLMHQDLGQMQMYVNYYTREMMNEGDNPPVGIILCSDKSDAVVRYTLPEDNKQIFASRYKLYLPSEEELTAELLRERSMFEMETKLSQEDVRE
- the cas6e gene encoding type I-E CRISPR-associated protein Cas6/Cse3/CasE — encoded protein: MFLHRIHLDLRCREARRDLSDHYQLHSTLCRAFSMPDRKCPEGEFLWRLEPEADPTGLPRILVQSRSIPDWTGIGIERWLAKVDPAINLKDRLKLDLLTAGQRFRYRVRANPCVTRNGKRLGLLRLEEQETWLERKGVQHGFSLPKLASFDFLETTGERSDVRISQEQMLRGNQRSGNALRIFSVLYDGILTVTDPVKFRDALQNGIGHGKVMGLGLLSVVPIG